The genome window TCCACCATGTGGATGCGTTCCCGGAAATGGCGCACCAATCGGTTGGCCTGTTCCCGAGAGGCTTGCTCACCGGCCCGGAGCTGGACGAACTCCATCAAACCCGCCACCGCAATGGCCACCAGCAACAGGGAGACCGCGATGCGCCAGGTGGCCTGTCGCAACAAGAACGTTCGTGGCCGGGATGAGGGTGGGGTCATGGTGATCAGTCCCGACTGCCAACCCACCGGTCATCAACCAACAGGTTCATGTTGATGGCCAGCGCCTTGGCATCCTCCGGATTGGACGCATGGAAGAAGGTATCGGTTTCGTTCAACTGGCTGCGGGAAAAGTGGCCATCCTTGCTGAACAGATCGGGATAACGGCGCAGTACCGTCAGGAAGGAGTCCCGTTCGGCGGGGTCGGTGACTCCCAACGCATCGACGATCTGTTCGGGCGAGTGGCTGGCCACCCAGGCCAGGCTGCGTTTCATGATCGCCACCATCCTGGCCGCCAGTTCGGGCGAATGGCGCAGCACATCGGGACGGGTGGCCAGGGCCGCATGGAGAAAACGACCTCCGGGAATCCCCTTGGCCTGCTGCCGGTCCGCCAGATTGATCAGGAAGAAGACCTCCCCTTTTTGCAACAGCCGGGAGGCGAAGGGTTCATCGCCCATGATGGCATCCACGCCTCCGGTTTGGATCAGTGTGGACTGATCCTCCCAGCTCTGTCCGGCGGACAGGATGCGGAACTCCTCCGGCATGACGCCGTTCTGACGCAGAATCAGTTCGGCCAACTGCTGGGAGGTGGTTTTGCTGGTCAGGGAGCTGGTGTTGACCCCGATGATGCGGCCTTTCAGGTCGCCGACCTTGGTGATTTTTTCCCGCAAGGCGGAGCGCACCATCAGGACGAAGAGCGGCGCGTCGTCGACGGCCGCCAGGGTCACCACCTCGCCGCCATTGGCGACCATCGACAGGTGGGCAGGCACCCCGGCCACGGCAAAATCGCTGTTACGTTGCGCAAGCTGCTTCAGTGCCTGCCCCCCTCCTCCCTGATGGAGGAGTTGAACGCGGGCGCCTTCGGCTTTGTCAGCACCGATCAGGGGAATGAGATCCACCGGCAGATAGGAGATATTGCGCGGTCCCGGAACGCTCACCGTAATCCGCAACAGAGAAGCCTCCTCCGCCCCGGCGGAAAAGGCCAGCAACAGAACAAGCCCACAGACCACTCCGAGAAGAGATCGGCCCCATGCCAAATTCATGCCCCCCTCGCCCTTTCTTTTAATTCCAATGTTGTTGCTGACCGCTTTTCGAAGGTTCACTTCGTATGCTATTGTACAGACTTGCTTGGAGGTTGGCATCCGCTTCGTGACGGTTCTTCGGAAAAGACTGGCCCGCTCCCCTGCCGCTATTGGAGACTGCCGTGTTCCATCCCTTTGTACTCATGCCTAACGTACCCCTCCGGGTGGCATGGAATCACCTTGTCTTCCTGGGCATCGGCTGGTTTGCCTTCACGGTTCCTTTCCATCAGGTTCCGGCCATCGGCAACCCCCTGTGGCTGGTGGAAACCAATCTGATGTGGAGCGCCTTTTTCCTGGCGGATATTCTGGCCAATTTGCGCACCGCCTATCTGGAAGACGGCGAATACGTCACCAACCTGGGGATGATCAGCGCCAACTACCGCCGCACCTGGTTGCTGCCCGATCTGCTGGCCACCATTCCCTGGGATGCCATGGCCTATTTCGGGGGATATCCGGAATGGGTTCCCTATCTGGGCCTGTTGCGTCTGGCTTGTCTGACCCAGGTTTTCCGCCTGTCGCGCACCCACACCACTGGACTGCCGCCGACGGTGCATGGCGGGATCATCATCCTGTTGTTCTGGATCTCCTTCGCCATCTGCTGGATTTCCACCGGCTGGCTCTTTCTCAACCCACCCGACGGCAGCCGGCTCATCTCCACGGAGATCATCGAATCCATCTACTGGGCCATCACCACTCTGGCTTCGGTGGGTTATGGCGACATCACCCCCAAAACCGATGGAGCCCGAATTTACGCCGCCACGGTCATGCTGTTGGGGGTCGGCATGTTCGGTTTGGTGGTCGGCAACGCCGTTTCCCTGGTATCGAGCCTGAACGCCCACCGCAACAAGGCCATGGATCGCATCACCCAGTTGGCCGCGCTGTTGCGTCAGTATCCCATGCCCCAGCAACTGAACGAAGAGGTCTCCAGCTACTACCGCCACCTGATGAGCCATCATGAGGACGTGCAGACCGACTTCCTCGGCAAATTGCCGGAAAAGCTGCGGCAACGGATATTTCACCATGTCACCGGCCATCTGCTCAATCAGGTGGAGATATTCAAAGGGGCTTCCGAGGAGTTATTGAAGGATCTGGCCCGCAAGCTCAAGCGGGAGGTCTACATGCCCGGCGAAGAGATCATCCGTGTCGGTGATCCGGGCAACGAGATGTACTTCCTGATTCACGGCACGGCGGCGGTATCGAACAGCGCGGGGGAGTTTCTGGCCAAGCTGCGCATGAACAGCGCCTTCGGAGAGACCGCCCTGCTGTTTGATCAACCCCGCACCGCCACCATCCGGGCCTTGACCTATTGCAGCCTCTTCAAACTGGAAAAAAGCGACTTCTACAACGTCCTCGAACACCACCCGGAGTTCCGCACCCGGCTGCTGGAGATGGCGAAGAGTCGGAGGTAGAAAGACCTCAGGCGATGAGGACGGTATTCCGTCTTCATTGCCCTGTGTACAGATTTTGCACTGTCGGTCGGGCGAATTCACCTCTTGACGGCAAACCAGACCGGAAGCTGTTCTTCCATCCGTATCTCTTCGGACATAGGGGGCTCCGGGGGGACTATAATCCCACCGGACGGCTTCAGGGCAGCGCTGCAGTACTTTTACATTATCTCCTTCACGCCGTGATGCGCAGAGGCCTGAACAGTCGCCTCCATTTCAGGACTATTTCCTCCTATATTCCTTTCCTTATCATTTCCTCCCATGGTATGCTGTCATTTTATCGGCGTCTACGTATAGATACTGAAGGTGAAGCATGTCAGCGGGCAGACAAGCTCTTTGGGTAATCCTCTCCTCCACTGCGGATAGAAAATTAGTTGAGCTAATAAATTATACTTATATTAATAATCCAAAGATGGTTGGATATATTGAAATCGATTCCCTGAAAACGAATCAACGTTTTGATTACCTGTTTGAGGAAGACAAAGCTAAATTTATTATTCTGCTTGTTACAAATAATTTAATTTATACTTCTCCCCAAAATGTTGATAATTTTAATGTATTATTGTCAAATTATCGTTTATCAGACAACTCAATAATACCAATAATTATTGAATCCTGCTCATGGGAACATTCTTGGATCGGTCAATATAAAACATTCCCTCGTAATGGAAAATCCGTCAGTGACTATGACAATAAGCAAGAAGCCTGGTTGGAAGTTGCCAAACACATTGAAGACTTTTCGGGCTATACCCCCCCGTTTCCAAAATTGGTGGAGCAGGAAACAGGAGTGTGGGGTGTTTCCCGCTGGGATGAGGCCGTATGGGGACCAGAACCAACCCTTGCACGCGGCAAAGTCCATCGACCTCCAAAACCAACCCTTACGCGCCAGGAAGAACTGACTCTCGCCTTTCTCCTGGTCCTCGACTCCCAACTGAAACCGGAGACGTTGGTTGATCCCCGTTCCTCCGTAATACAAGAAAAACTGCCACCAAAAGCCAAATCAAACCCATCCGCTTTCCTGGAGGAGTTGAAGCGACGTTACCCCGAGGTCGAACCCTCCCCGCTCTGGCTTGGCTGGGTGCTGGCCGGCGAAACGGTCGCCCCTTCCCCTTCGAAAAGATGACCACACCCTTTCCCCACGACCCCTTGCAGCGGTTAGCCAAGCAGATTTGCCAGGGCAAGGTGGTCTTTTTTATCGGCGCCGGGTTTTCCCTGGATAGTGAAGGCAACTCTGCAAACGAGTTGATCTGTTTTTTGTTGGAACAGTTTTATGAATGCGTCGCTAAACACAACAAAGAATCAATCAAGAAATCCTTTGAGAAGTTTTTCGGATTTGAAGAAAAAACTCCATTCTGGAATAAGGTTACCTCACTCGCCAATAGATACTATGAATTCAATGATTATGTGATTTCGGCCTTCGCCATGATTCACGGAGAATCCAGGGAAAAAGGCAAAGTTGAATTTCTCAACACCATGGGCTTCAAAGACGATGAGGTCATGCGTGGGGGATATCATAACGAGCAATACGACGAAGTGGATCAATGTTACCGCAACCGACTGTTGCCACGCCACCATGTCCTGGCCCGGTTGGCCCGGGAGGGGTTGACTCCCATCCTGATTACCACCAATTACGACATGCTCCTGGAAGGTGCCTATCGCTTGAGCGATATGGAACACGACAAGGAACACGGTTTCACGGTGATCAACAGCCCCCATCGCTTTTTTGAAAAAGGCCATGGCCACCGCACCGCCCTGTTGGCAAAAATTCATGGTTGCGCCTATCGCTACCGCAACGCTTGCGAAAATCCGGAAGAGCTGTCCGAGTATCTGCCCTCCATCGTCTTCACCTATCGGGAAATTCAGAACTGGCGGCAGGATGCTTGGTCCAGAGACTTTCTGCACACCATGCTGCGCACCCGCACCGTGGCTTTTTGTTCCTACAGCGCCATGGACCCGGTCATTCACGACACCTTTCGCAACGTCTACGAGGAACTGGCCCGGTACCGCCTCAAGTCCGCTGCCACAATTTCCGAAAACGAGGTTCCCGCCTTCATCTTCGATGGCAAGGAAAACTTCCACGGGCTGGAGATCCTTCGCGCCGCCAGCCAGGCGGTGGGCTACTCCTTTCCCGATATCACAACTCATGACAATTTCGTCCCTTTTGCCTTCAAAAGTGCCGGCCCCTCCTGGCCCTTGATCGACCATCTCTTCCAATGGCTCTACCATCTCACCATGCGAGAGCAACAGAAGGAATTTCTGCACCGGAAAGCCCACACCCTGGGTGGCATCCTGGGCCATCCTCCCGGTGAAGATCAAACCGGTGCTTTGCAGCGCAACTTTCAAACACTGATCGACTGGGAAAACCAGTGCGCCGAATGTGGAGACTTTTCCCAGACCTCCCTGGAGGAATTCACCTCCTGGAGTGAACATTTCCACCGACTCTTCTTGCGGGAGATGAAACTGGCCAGCAACATCACCTCGGAACTTTCCAGCCACGACGACCGCCGCTGGCCACTGAAACATGTCGCTCTGAACGATCATCCCGCCTGGGCGTTGTGGGCCTTGGTGGTGGAGATAGCCTTGCGACGCATGGCCGCTGATTGGGCGAATAAAAAGGTTTTTTGCTCAATGCGCCTGTGCCTCAGCCGGAAGTCCGGTCTGCCCACGGTGGAGTGCTCCCGGATGGGCGACCACGGTCCGGAAATTCTGAGGATTCAAATCACCTTCGGCGCGCAGGAACGCCTCTCGCCCCGCCACCACCCCTCGGGAGCCCCAACGCGACAGTTACTTTGGTCCCTTTCGATTCCAGGTTTGTCACAGTCTCTTCGCGCCCCTGGCAATCGGAATCCGGATGTCGAAACCCTGTGGCGCTGGGCCTGGTACCCGGAGGATCGGCTTCACTCCCTGCCTCGTTTCCTGGCAATCCCATGACCACCATCGATATCCTCCGTGATCACTTGTTGAGTCTGGGTGTCCAGGTACTCCCCTCCGCCATCGACGAGTGGAAAACGGCTGGTTTTCTGGAACATCCCAAACTGGAATGGGCCAACCACTTCTCTGCGGAATGCGACCTCTTCGTTTGTGACGCAGAACTCGGCTGCCTTGGCTTCGTCATCGACGTGACCACCCTTACTGCCCAGACGATCAAAACCCGCCTCCGCAAACAGGTGAATCAGGCAGCCTATGTGCGCCATCTGCTCCTTTCCCGCTTGAAGGAGGGAGAGGAACTGCCCCTTTCGGTCGATCTGGTTCTGCTGCTTAAACCGAATGCAATGCCTTCTGTGGCGTCAACGCTACAGGAGATGGCCCGAACGGGAGACCAGATGTATGCCATCGGCATAAACCTGCTTCCCATTAATGAGGGCGGTTTAGAGACGGGGGATTTTACCCGGGCCTTTTCCTGGCTGCTGCTGGAAACCCGAAGCTGGTTCAATACGTTATCGAGTAACGGCAGCCTTTCCGACTTTAAATTGACTCTGGAAAATTACCGGGCCATCCAGAAACGTTCCTTGACCTTTACCCGCACGAACCGGGACTTGAAACTGGTCTACGGTCGCAACGGCACCGGAAAAAGCACCTTGACGGAGAGCCTGGAGTTGCTGTTGACGGGCAGAGTGGAGCGGCTGGATCGGGACAAAACGGCGCACCCGCTTCTCGACGCGATCCGTTCCCAATCGAACCTCGCAGCCGAACCCAAAATCCGCCTCGGTACAATGCACGTTACCGTCACCAAGACAGGCCTGAAGCCCCCTCCAAAAGTAACCCTCCCTTCTGCAGCAGCTTTTCGGCTGGACCAGGTGGTGATGAACCGTCTGGCCATCATGGGGGATACCGAGCGGGCCAAGGTATTGCTGGAGGCCTTTTTCCCGGAGGCCACGACTCTGGTGGAGCAAAACACAACCCTCCGGGAACGGCAGAAGAACCTCCTTTCCGTGCTTCAAGAAAAGCCTCCGCAAAGCCTGAGCGAATGGGAAATACTGCTGCCCCTGAATCAGCAGCATTTGATCAATCTGCGTCCGGCTTCTCCAGGCATCGTGCAATTTCAAGCCGAATGGCGACGGAAAGTGGAGCATGCAGACTTCAACGATCAAAAACGCATCGTATCCAGTTTGGTCGATACCCTGAAAATCCTCAAAGAGGAGGCCGACTCCTCCCCCACCCTGCCCCAAAGCCTGCAACGCATCGTGGCCGCCATGACCCGCCTCAAGGACTGGCAGCCAACCAGGGCCACCACCGATAATAAGGACCGGGCCACCCTATTGAACAACTGGTTGGAAGCCGTGGTTCTGGCCGACCTGGCCCAAAAACGCCATGTCGTCGCCGCCACCCTGGTGCAGGCCAAGAAGCAACGCTGGCAAAACAGCACCGGCGAAAGCTGGCTGGAGCCGGAAGAAAACGCCGACCATTGGCAACAACTCCGGAATAAATACCGAGACCAGGAAACCCAAGCCTTTTCCAACTTGCAAACCCTGCAAACCTTGCCAAAAGCCCAAGGCAAAACAACGTCACCCCCCTACCTGTCCGCCGACGAGGTTGCCGCCCTGGATCAACTGGGACGCTGGGCCCTCACTCCGGAAGAACGAAAAAGCCTGCCCGGCCTGGGACAACTCGTCCAGGATGCCATTCGCACAAATTCGGTCAGATCCGTCAGTTCCAACCTTTCCATCGGTGGCAAGGGCTGGACGGATGGATTCAGGAGTGTCGCCGAAGCGGTATTGGCTCTGATCCGTTGCTCCACGGAGGAACTCCATCGGATCACGGACTATTTGGACAATCGGGAAAGCCTGGAAAAATCGGACCAGCAAGTCAACGATCTCTTCTATGCCAACGTGTTGGAGTTGCAAAAGCCGCTGAACGAATTGATGGCTCTGATGACCCCGGCCCGGTGGGCCTACAACGATCTGCGCCTGCAACGCAACGCCGACAATACCCTGGGGTTGGCCGATGGAAAGGAGGGACTGCGGGCCGATCTACGCCTCAACACCGCCGAGTTGAACCTCTTCACCCTAGTGCTCTTTCTGCTCCTGGCGCCCCGAGTTGAGAAAAATCACCTGAAACTCATGGTGCTGGACGATCCGCTGCAAAACATGGACGAACACACCGTGGTCGCGCTGGCCCGAGGTTTAACCCGCTACCGGCGTCTGTTGCCCAACGGCTGGGATATGCTGCTGCTCTTCCACGGAGAGGACGACATGCTGCGCTTTCGCCAGGAGGCCCCGGTCACCGTGTTTCGCCTGCCCTGGATGAATCCGGTAAACACGGTGAACAGTGAAAAAGAAATTGAAAGCGATGACTCTCTCAGCGTTAAAGCGCGTGTCTTTCAGTCGCTTAAGGAACACGTGCGATATCAATAGCAGGGATGGGGGGGCTACCCTGGACCCGCCGGAAGGGATAATCCCCCTGAACGCCCGTAAGACCGGAAAAGATCAGAAAAGCAGGTAGGGTGCAACTTTTTGTTGGGTCAAGGGCAATGACCAGCCCTGATTCGCCGCCATGGCCTGCAAAGAGACGAATTCCGCCCGCGCCACCCCTGCCGCCAACACCACGTCCAGCTCCCCCCAGGGAGTGGTCACCCTGGACTTGCGGCGCGGCAGAATCCATCGAGGCACAATCTGCACCCGCACTCCCAGCGTGGTGGTATGGCTCAGCACAATCTCCGCCAGCGCCTTCTCCAGGGAAACCGGGCCCACCACCTCCAGCCGCACGCCGGGACGACCCTTCTTCATGGTCAACGGCAACAACGCCACATCCAAAGCACCCGCCTGCAGCAACCGCTCCCACAGGGGACCGTACCACTCGGGATTCATGTCATCCACATGGGTGGTCAACACCACCACCTCATCCCGCAGCAATCCGCCCGCATCGCTCCCCATCTCCTGAGCCAGCAGACGCAAGGCATTGGCCCGACCCGCCACCTCCCGGCGACCCAATCCACAACCCACCCGGTCAAGTCCCGTCAGCCCGCTCGCCCCGTAACGCGATACGATGCCCGACAGAATGGCCACCCCGGTGGGTGTGGCCATCTCCCCGGCAACCGCATCCCCCAACAGGGGAATGCGACAGCGGCGGATCAACTCCGCCACCGCCGGAGCCGGAACCGGCATGACCCCGTGCTGACCACTTACCGTGCCGCTGCCCGTCAACAGGGGGGAGGCCGTCACCTCCGCAATCCCCAACCGCCACAAGCCGAAGGCCGCGCCGCAAATGTCCACGATGGCATCCACCGCGCCCACCTCGTGGAAATGAACCTCCTCCGGCGGAATGCCGTGTACCGCACCCTCCGCCTCCGCCAGCAGCCGGAAGATGGCCAGCGACTTCTCCTTGACCGCCTCCGGCAGCCGCGATGCCCCGATGAGATCGGCAACTTCCAGCCAGCGCCGATGGTGGTGATGGTGATCTTCCTCGTGGTGGTGAGAAGCGTGGTGCCCCTCTTCGATCACCTCCACCCGCAGACCGCTCATCCCTCCCCGACGCTCGCGAGAGACCTGCAACCGCCACGGAGGCAGAGGCAGGCTTTGCAGCGCTTCGACCAGAACCTGCTGCTCCAGTCCGAGATCGAACAGCGCCCCCAGGAACATATCCCCGGCA of Magnetococcales bacterium contains these proteins:
- a CDS encoding ABC transporter substrate-binding protein, yielding MNLAWGRSLLGVVCGLVLLLAFSAGAEEASLLRITVSVPGPRNISYLPVDLIPLIGADKAEGARVQLLHQGGGGQALKQLAQRNSDFAVAGVPAHLSMVANGGEVVTLAAVDDAPLFVLMVRSALREKITKVGDLKGRIIGVNTSSLTSKTTSQQLAELILRQNGVMPEEFRILSAGQSWEDQSTLIQTGGVDAIMGDEPFASRLLQKGEVFFLINLADRQQAKGIPGGRFLHAALATRPDVLRHSPELAARMVAIMKRSLAWVASHSPEQIVDALGVTDPAERDSFLTVLRRYPDLFSKDGHFSRSQLNETDTFFHASNPEDAKALAINMNLLVDDRWVGSRD
- a CDS encoding cyclic nucleotide-binding domain-containing protein, translating into MAWNHLVFLGIGWFAFTVPFHQVPAIGNPLWLVETNLMWSAFFLADILANLRTAYLEDGEYVTNLGMISANYRRTWLLPDLLATIPWDAMAYFGGYPEWVPYLGLLRLACLTQVFRLSRTHTTGLPPTVHGGIIILLFWISFAICWISTGWLFLNPPDGSRLISTEIIESIYWAITTLASVGYGDITPKTDGARIYAATVMLLGVGMFGLVVGNAVSLVSSLNAHRNKAMDRITQLAALLRQYPMPQQLNEEVSSYYRHLMSHHEDVQTDFLGKLPEKLRQRIFHHVTGHLLNQVEIFKGASEELLKDLARKLKREVYMPGEEIIRVGDPGNEMYFLIHGTAAVSNSAGEFLAKLRMNSAFGETALLFDQPRTATIRALTYCSLFKLEKSDFYNVLEHHPEFRTRLLEMAKSRR
- a CDS encoding SIR2 family protein — protein: MISAFAMIHGESREKGKVEFLNTMGFKDDEVMRGGYHNEQYDEVDQCYRNRLLPRHHVLARLAREGLTPILITTNYDMLLEGAYRLSDMEHDKEHGFTVINSPHRFFEKGHGHRTALLAKIHGCAYRYRNACENPEELSEYLPSIVFTYREIQNWRQDAWSRDFLHTMLRTRTVAFCSYSAMDPVIHDTFRNVYEELARYRLKSAATISENEVPAFIFDGKENFHGLEILRAASQAVGYSFPDITTHDNFVPFAFKSAGPSWPLIDHLFQWLYHLTMREQQKEFLHRKAHTLGGILGHPPGEDQTGALQRNFQTLIDWENQCAECGDFSQTSLEEFTSWSEHFHRLFLREMKLASNITSELSSHDDRRWPLKHVALNDHPAWALWALVVEIALRRMAADWANKKVFCSMRLCLSRKSGLPTVECSRMGDHGPEILRIQITFGAQERLSPRHHPSGAPTRQLLWSLSIPGLSQSLRAPGNRNPDVETLWRWAWYPEDRLHSLPRFLAIP
- a CDS encoding AAA family ATPase, coding for MTTIDILRDHLLSLGVQVLPSAIDEWKTAGFLEHPKLEWANHFSAECDLFVCDAELGCLGFVIDVTTLTAQTIKTRLRKQVNQAAYVRHLLLSRLKEGEELPLSVDLVLLLKPNAMPSVASTLQEMARTGDQMYAIGINLLPINEGGLETGDFTRAFSWLLLETRSWFNTLSSNGSLSDFKLTLENYRAIQKRSLTFTRTNRDLKLVYGRNGTGKSTLTESLELLLTGRVERLDRDKTAHPLLDAIRSQSNLAAEPKIRLGTMHVTVTKTGLKPPPKVTLPSAAAFRLDQVVMNRLAIMGDTERAKVLLEAFFPEATTLVEQNTTLRERQKNLLSVLQEKPPQSLSEWEILLPLNQQHLINLRPASPGIVQFQAEWRRKVEHADFNDQKRIVSSLVDTLKILKEEADSSPTLPQSLQRIVAAMTRLKDWQPTRATTDNKDRATLLNNWLEAVVLADLAQKRHVVAATLVQAKKQRWQNSTGESWLEPEENADHWQQLRNKYRDQETQAFSNLQTLQTLPKAQGKTTSPPYLSADEVAALDQLGRWALTPEERKSLPGLGQLVQDAIRTNSVRSVSSNLSIGGKGWTDGFRSVAEAVLALIRCSTEELHRITDYLDNRESLEKSDQQVNDLFYANVLELQKPLNELMALMTPARWAYNDLRLQRNADNTLGLADGKEGLRADLRLNTAELNLFTLVLFLLLAPRVEKNHLKLMVLDDPLQNMDEHTVVALARGLTRYRRLLPNGWDMLLLFHGEDDMLRFRQEAPVTVFRLPWMNPVNTVNSEKEIESDDSLSVKARVFQSLKEHVRYQ
- the larC gene encoding nickel pincer cofactor biosynthesis protein LarC — protein: MALRLHLDLSAGIAGDMFLGALFDLGLEQQVLVEALQSLPLPPWRLQVSRERRGGMSGLRVEVIEEGHHASHHHEEDHHHHHRRWLEVADLIGASRLPEAVKEKSLAIFRLLAEAEGAVHGIPPEEVHFHEVGAVDAIVDICGAAFGLWRLGIAEVTASPLLTGSGTVSGQHGVMPVPAPAVAELIRRCRIPLLGDAVAGEMATPTGVAILSGIVSRYGASGLTGLDRVGCGLGRREVAGRANALRLLAQEMGSDAGGLLRDEVVVLTTHVDDMNPEWYGPLWERLLQAGALDVALLPLTMKKGRPGVRLEVVGPVSLEKALAEIVLSHTTTLGVRVQIVPRWILPRRKSRVTTPWGELDVVLAAGVARAEFVSLQAMAANQGWSLPLTQQKVAPYLLF